CGCCTATTAACTCAAATAACGGAAGCGGTGCTAAGGTTATATGTTCATCTAGTTTTGATGTAAGTGTACGACAAGCCAAAGTTGGACGCCCATTAACAAGCATAGAACAACTTCCACATATACCTGCACGACATACAAAGTCATATTTTAAAGAGTTATCATGATGTTCACGAATATCATTTAGTGCTACAAAAAGTGTCATTCCATCAGCTTCTTCAACTTCAAAACGCTCCAACTTTGGAAAATCTTTAGGATCGTGCGGATCGAATCTGAGTATATCTATCTTTAATATTCTTGGTTTTTCTTCACTACTCATTTTCTAACCTTTCATTTAATCTTTCATTTCTACCCTGATATTTTTTAGGCAGTTTGTCTTTAAACGGCATTAACGCTTCTTGAATTTCAAATCTGTCTTTACCATCAGCTTCCATTGTAGCCCTAATTGAATCCACTTTTTCTTGATGAGCTTTTGTAGCAGAGTTATGAATAGTCATATCTTTTCCATAACCTCTAAAACCAGGTGGTAGTTCCATAGTGTCAACTTCTATGTCTTCATATGTAACAGTCGGTAGTGTCTGTTCAGGATCCGGCCATGAAGTTATGGTACGTTTTAGCCATTTCTCGTCATTTCTTTCAGGGAAATCTTCACGAGAGTGAGCACCACGACTCTCTTCTCTTAGATATGCTCCCATTGCAACCGTCAGTGCTACTTTAATCATTTTTTGAGTACGGTATGCATTGACTAAAGCTGGATTTGCAGCACGGCTTTTTGAACGGAAAACATCTATATTTTTACTTCTTATTAAAAGCTCTTCAAGCTCATCTACCGCTTCTTTTAGATCTTTACCGTTTCTAAAAATACCTACTTTTTCCATCATGATCTGCTCCATGCGACGACGAAGCACATAAGCATCTTCACCTCCATGGTTCTCTAGCAGCTTGTCAAGTTTAGCCTGTTCTATTTTTACAAATTCTTCAACATTTTTAGTATGGATAGAGAGATCACTATCAGGAGTGTCTAAATAATCTGATATGTATTCTGCTATAAGCATTCCAGACACAACTGTCTCACTAACAGAATTTCCTCCAAGACGGTTAAACCCGTGCATATCCCAACAAGCTGCTTCACCACACGAATAAAGCCCTTTTAGTGTTTGGGATTCACCTGTGTATTTTGTGCGAATCCCACCCATAGAGTAGTGTTGTGTTGGACGAACTGGAATCCATTCCTCTGCAGGATCGATCCCTAAAAAGTTCTCACAGATCTCTTTTACTTCACGCAGGTTTTTCTCAATATGTTCACGCCCAAGAATTGTGATATCTAGCCATAGGTGATCACCATAGCGACTTTTTACACCTTTGCCTTTGCGCATATGTTCAGTCATACGACGACTCACAACATCACGGCTTGCAAGCTCTTTTTTATCCGGCTCATAATCAGGCATAAATCTATAACCGTCTTTATCGAGTAAAAGTCCTCCATCTCCACGACAACCCTCTGTAGTTAAAATACCAACTGGCACAATAGCTGTTGGGTGAAACTGAATAGCTTCCATATTTCCAAGTGTTGCAACACCGCTCTCGATAGCAAGAGCCTGACCTGTACCTTGACAGATTATGGCATTTGTTGAAACTTTGTAGATACGCCCGTAACCGCCTGTTGCTATGGTAGTAGCTTTTGAAACATATGCTACTAATTCACCGCTCATCAAATTACGTGCTACAGCACCATAACATCTTCCATTTTCATGTATAAGCGCCATAGCTTCTAAACGTTCATGGATCTCAACTTTATCTTCGTGCGCTTTATTATCCATAGCATAAAGCATAGAGTGTCCAGTTCCATCAGATGTATAACATGTACGCCACTTTTTAGTACCGCCAAAATCACGTGAAGTGATCAAACCATGAGCTTCATCTTTTTCCGTAATAGTTACTTTTTGAGCATTTATGATTGACTGGTGATCACCACGTTTAACTCTAGTCCAAGGCACACCCCAGTGAGCAAGTTCACGAATAGCTTTTGGAGCACAGTGTGTGAACATACGAGCAACTACCTGATCAGCACCCCAGTCACTACCCTTGATCGTATCTTCAAAGTGAACATCTTCATTATCACCCTCGCCCATAGCAGAGTTTGCTAAAGATGCCTGCATACCACCCTGAGCTGCTGCTGAATGACTTCTCTTTGGAGGAACAAGTGTTAAAACAACCGCATCATGTCCACGTTCTTTTACACCAGTTGCTACACGAAGTCCTGCTAAACCACCACCTATAATTAAGACATCTGTATAAATTATTTTCATTAGTGGTTCTCCATCTTAATCGTTTTGCTTTCATATTTTTTTACGCCTGCACTGTAATCATGTTCAAGACCGATAGTTATATATTTATAAAGTGATGCACTTCCTAACACAAGATAAAATACTATAAACACTCTCATTAAAAGTTTATGTCTTGCACGGGATACTTTTGTATTTTTACCCTCCATGAAACCCCATTTTAGAGCAAGTCTGTAAAGTCCTATAAAAGCGTGTGTAACTACGGAGATCAAAAGGAGAAGATAAAGAGGTGCCATCATCTCATGAACTACACGGTACGATGAAGCATAAGGCCCTATGTCTGATGGTTCAGCCATCATAATATAGAGGTGTACACTACCTATGAAAAACATTAAAAAGCCGGTTGAGAGTTGAATAATCCAAAGGTAAGTATCTTCGTGTTTCATCCCTAAAGTATGTCTTTTCATAGCTTTGTGTTGTCTATAGTTATCAGGAAATTTTCTAAGGGCAATTGCAGCGTGAACGATAAAGATAGTAAATATAAATGCAGCCATAAATGATACTATTCCAGGATAAGTCTCACCAAAAAAGTAATACCCCTCAAACATAATAGTAACTTTGTACATCATCTCTTTACTAATAAGAATAGATGCTTCAAAGAGTAAATGCCCCATTATGAATATTGCTAGTATTAAACCTGTAATACTTTGAGTAAAATCAAGTTTGGCCGGTACTTTGTCTAACTTTTCCTGCTTCATACACACTCTCCCGTTTAAATATTTTCGTATTTTACAATAAAATTCTTATAAATTAAACTCTCCAAAATCTTTTAAAACTTTAAGCACTATATAACAAAAAATATACCACAATATGTCAAATATATACAACGCATAAGGTTAAATTTAATATGCAATCAAACATCTTACTTTCATCTTTGATGATAGTAGCAATCGCTATATTACTTCCACTAATATTCCATCTTACAAAGTATGTGGGCACATCAAGCGATAATGAAAGAAAAAACGAACCTTTTGAGGGCGGTGTTAGAGATACGCATAAAGATGTTTTTGACAAGATTAACGTTAAGTTTTTTCTAGTGGGAATCATATTTTTAATCTTTGATGTTGAAGTTCTTTTTATGTTCCCATGGGCACTAAATTTAAGAGAACTTGGAATATTTGGGATACTAGAGATGTTTGTTTTTATAGGTTTGCTAGTTGGCGGACTTATATATGTGTATAAGTCAAAGGTTTTAAAATGGATCTAAGTCATACAAATCTTCTAGATGATGCCATTATTACTACAAAGCTTGATGCAGTTGTAAACTGGGGACGTGAAGCTTCACTTTGGCCTTTTGTATTTGGAACGGCTTGTTGTGCGATTGAGTTTATGGCTACAGCTGCAAGTCGCTACGATATTAGCCGTTTTGGGGCTGAAGTCCTTCGATTCTCTCCAAGACATGCAGATCTCCTTGTAGTAGCAGGAACTGTTAGCCATAAACAGGCTCCTATTTTAAAGCAGGTGTATGATCAGATGCCTGAACCTAAATGGGTTATAGCTATGGGTGCTTGTGCATCTACAGGTGGTTTTTACGATAACTATACAACACTTCAGGGAATTGATGAGATTGTACCCGTTGATGTATACGTTGCAGGCTGCCCTCCACGTCCAGAAGCACTTATAGATGCCGTGCTAGATATTCAACGACAACTAAAGCGTGAAGATAACTTCAGTGTTAAACATAGTGATTTCAAGGGTAAATTAGATGACATTTAATATTATAGATGTTAATGATCTCTATGAGTTCATCTTGGATGCAAGAGATCATAAAGGTTTTTCACTTTTACTTGATATCACGTGTGTGGATAATTTATACAGAAAAGCACCTGCCAGGTTTGAGCTTATTTATATACTTAGGGATAAAACTTTTGAAAATACGCTGAACATTAAAGTTTATGTAAAAGATGAAATAAAAGGTGTTAAAAGTATAAGCTCTCTGTTTAGATCAGCTACTTGGGCTGAGAGAGAAGTGTATGATCAGTACGGCGTGAATTTTCAAGATCACCCGCTTCTAAAACGCATACTAAACCATGAGGAGTTTGTAGGTCATCCTCTTAGAAAAGATTATAATATTAGAGATGCTCACTACTGCACTAAAACACAAGATCTTCTCGATGAGTTAAAACCTGTTTTAGATAAAAACGATCTAGATATGGATAAAGATGATCTTATGGTTATAAACCTTGGACCATCACACCCCGCAACTCATGGAACTATAAGGACACTTGCTGCACTTGATGGTGAAAAAATAGTAGCAAGTGTAAGTGAGATCGGATACCTGCACCGCGGGTTTGAAAAAAGCTGTGAAAACCATACCTACAACCAAATAATTCCATACACTGACAGGCTTAATTACTGTTCTGCACTTATGAACAACATCGCATTTTCTAAGACTATAGAGGATATGCTGGGTGTTACACTTCCTGATCGCGGCGTGTTCATACGTGTAATACTCTCTGAACTCTCGCGTGCAGTTGATCATCTTGTATGTTTAGCAGCAGGTCTTTTGGATATGGGTGGACAAACTAACTATTGGTACTTTTTCAATCCTCGTAACGATGCTTATAATTTTTTATCTAAACTCACAGGTGCTAGACTTACAAACTCTTTTATGCGCGTTGGCGGTATGACACATGATCTATACGATGGCTGGCAGGATGATCTAGAAGACGTACTTAAAAAAATAGATTACGGTATAACTGAATCTAAAAAGATGATCGAGCATAACCGTATATTTAACGACAGACTCCAAGATATCTCACCAGTAAGTGCCGATGAGGCTATAAGTTACGGATGGACAGGACCAAATCTTAGAGCAAGCGGAGTCCCATACGATCTTCGTTTTGCAAAACCTTATGATTTTTACGAAAGCTTTGATTTTGACATGGTAGTTGGAAGTGTTGGTGACACTTATGATCGTATGATGGTTCGTATTGAAGAGATCAACCAAAGTATGAGAATTATCCGCCAAGCCGTAAATGAGCTTCCAAACGGTGATATCTGTGTTAATGATAAAAGTATAATCCTCCCTCCAAAGCAGTGTGTATACGGCTCGATTGAAGGGATGATGAATCAGTTTATGCTTACTATAGACGGCGTTAAAGTTCCTGCTTGTGAGTACTACTCAGCTTATGAAGCTGCAAACGGCGAGCTTGGTTTTTATGTAGTTAGTGATGGAAGCGGTACTCCGTATAAAGTCAAAGTCAGACCACCTAGTTTTTACCATATGGCGGCGTATCCTGAGATCATTCAAGGCTATCAGGTAGCAGATGCAATTTTGACTCTTGGGAGTTTAAATATCATCGCTGGGGAGATGGACAGATGAGTTTTCAGTTTTCAGATGATAATTTAAAACAAATAGAGTTCTTAAAAACACGATACCCGTCTCTTGATGCACTAAGTCTTCCTCTACTTTGGATGGCGCAATATCAAGATGGATTTATATCTCTTGAAGCAATTGATGAGATCTCTAAAATAACCAAACTTCCGCCTATGGAGATCTACAGAGTAGCTACATTTTACACAATGTTTAAGCTGCAAAAACAAGAAAAACTTCTTGTGTCTGTGTGTAAGACACTTTCATGCAAACTTTGCGGAAGTGATGAAATTTTAGATCACCTAAAGAGTAAGGATGTTGAGATCGAGTATGTAGAGTGTCTTGGTTCTTGCGGAACAAGTCCCGTTATGCAGATCAAAGATGTAAATTATGAAAATCTTACACCCCAAAAAGTGGATGATATTTTAGAGGAGTTGTTATGAGAGAAGTAAAAATAGTCTCTAAACACTTTTCTATAAAAGACTCCCATACTCTAAAAGTCGCTAAAGCAAACGGTGCATACAGCAATGCACTTAAAAAAGCTTATAAACTAGAGCCGAAACAGATAATTGAGATCATTAAAGAGAGCGGTCTCAGAGGAAAAGGCGGTGGCGGTGCACCTGCAGGAGAAAAATGGTCACTTATGCCACAAGATAGTGACAAACCAAGTTTCTTAGCAGTTAACTGTGATGAGAGTGAACCTGGAACTTTTAAAGACAGACAGATAATTTCAAAAGATCCACACCTTTTAATAGAGGGAATCCTAATCACATGCCATGCTATAAAAGCTAAACATGCATATATTTACATCCGTGGAGAGTATAAGCAGTATCAAGATATTTTGCAAGGTGCTATAGATGAAGCATATACCGAAGGTCTACTAAATAACTGCGACATTACGATCCACCGCGGAGCAGGAGCTTATATCTGCGGTGAAAAATCAGCCCTTTTAGAATCTATGGAAGGTAAACGCGGACACCCAAGACTAAAACCAAAACAAAAAGAGTGTGAATGGTATTTTAGCAATCCTACACTTGTAAACAATGTTGAAACAATCGCTTCTGTTCCTTACATTATAGATAACGGTGCAGAGGGGTATAGAAAATTCGGAACAGATAAAAGTCCCGGGACTCTTCTTTTTGCAATGAGCGGACATGTTAAAAACCGCGGTGTTTATGAGGCTGAATTTGGCACAGGTATGTGGGATTATATAGAGCATTTTGGCGGCGGTATAAGAGATGGAAAAAAACTAAAAGCCGTAATACCAGGAGGAGCTTCAACAGATATATTAACAGCAGATGAAGTAATGGAAGCTAAACTAGATTATGAATATTTACGTTCAATCGGCAGTGCATTAGGTACCGGTGGTATGATTGTTATGGATGAAGACACGAATATGGTTGAGGCTTTAAAAAATCTGCTTGAATTTTACCATGAAGAATCTTGTGGACAATGTACACCATGTCGTGAAGGAACTGGTCTTAGTGATAAACTGGTTGAAAAAATACTAAGCGGTAATGGAAGTAGTGAAGATATAGATGAACTGCTTGAGATCTCAGATACAATGAACGGTAAAACAATCTGTGTTTTTGCACCAGCAGTTAGCAGTGTTATAAACTCTTTTATCGGTAAGTTTCGTGATGAGTTTGAGGCTTATAACAAATCAACCGGAGCAAAAATATGAGTCTAGTTAAAGTTACGGTTGATAATAATACTTACGAAGTTGAAAAGGATTCGCTTCTTATAGATCTGCTTATAAAAGAAAATCTTAGAGTTCCATACTTTTGCTACCATGAGGCTTTAGGGGCTGATGGTAACTGCCGTATGTGTATGGTTGAAATTGAGGGTCAAAAAAGACCGCAGATTGCTTGTGATACACCTGTAAAAGATGGAATGGTAGTGTATTCTCAAGGTAAAAAACTCCCTATTAAAAAAATACGCAGAGATATATTAGAACTTGAGCTTATAAACCACCCTGTTGACTGTCCTATCTGCGATCAGGCTGGTGAATGCAGTCTGCAAGAGTATTATATGGAGTATGGGCTACACGACTCACATATGTATGGTCTTGATAAAGTTACACACCATAAACATATAGACTTAGGCTCAAACGTTATGCTTGATCAGGAGCGTTGTGTACTATGTGCAAGGTGTACACGATTTACTGCCAACATAACACATACTCATGAACTTGGAATCGTTGGTCGAGGGGATGAAGCACACATAACGACAATGCCGGGACGTAAGCTTGATAATCCTTATGCAATGAATGTAGTAGATCTGTGTCCTGTTGGAGCATTGACATCTAAAGATTTTAGATTTGCTCAACGCGTTTGGTTTTTAGAATCAAGCGAATCAGTATGTACACATTGTGCAAAAAACTGCAACATTTACATAGATCACAACAAACTAAAATATCAAGATGAAAACATATACCGTTTCCGCCCTCGTAAAAACTTGGAAGTAAACGGCTTTTTTATATGTAATGAGGGAAGACTCTCTTATAAAAACCTTCTAAATAACAGAATGATAAAGTCAACTCATGTAAACGAGAAAGATATACTAAAAAACTCTATTGAAAAAGCCAAAGCTATTGCAGTGCTTGTAGATGCTTCACTTTTTAATGAAGAGATAGAGATGATCAAAGAGTTCTCAGAAAAGATAGGTGCTAAACTATACTGCCCGCAAGATACATACATAGATGAAGAGTTTGAAGATGATATGTTACGCTCAAAATACAAAATAGCAAATATTAAAACTATTCAAAATCTAAATATTTTAGACGAGATGCCAAAAGATGCGGATCTAGTTATAAATTTCAACCATCCTGACATAACTAAGATAGATTCCAAAGAGATAATCAGTTTTCAAACACATAAGTTTGAGCTCGAAACTATTCTTACGATCCCAATAGCTACTTATGTAGAAAACAGCGGAAGTTTTACAAATATAGACGGCATAACCCAACATCTGAAAAAAGCCATTACATTAAATGAGCCTATACCTACAATTGCACAGTGGTTTAAAAGGTTGGAGTTATGAGTATGGCATCAATTATCGTAGCGATCACTGCTTTTGTTCTTGGTGCACTGCTCGCACTTTTAACCATACCTGTTCTTGTATGGCTTGAGCGCCGTACTGCAGGTCTTGTTCAAGACAGACTTGGACCAAACCGTACAAATATATTTGGTTTTCGCTTAGGCGGTGTAGTTCAGAGTTTTGCAGATGTTGTAAAACTTCTTATAAAAGAGGAATATTATCCATCACACATAAAAATAGGAAGATGGCTTTTTATGCTATCACCTATTATCACTTTTACTGCCGCACTTTTAGCTTTTATGGTTATACCTTTTGCAGATACTCTTATAATAGACGGTGAAGCATTAAGAATGCAGCCGCTTCCTGTAGAGTATGGAGTGTTTTGGTATTTGGCTATCGGATCTGTCGGGGTTATAGGTGTAATATTTGGTGGATGGCTCTCACATAACAAGTACTCACTTCTTGGTGCTATGCGTGCTACATCTATGGTTGTAAGTTATGAGTTGCCTCTTGGTCTGGCTATTATCTCATTTATAGTTACATACAACACGGTTGACTTTAACGCAATGGTGCAGTATCAAACTGATACACTTTTTGGGTTTTTACCATCATGGGGAGTTTTTCTGCAACCTCTTGCTTCGATCATACTCATTGTTGCATTATTTGCCGAGACAAACCGTAACCCGTTTACCGTTGCTGAGGGTGAAAGTGAAATAGTTGCCGGATATATGACTGAATACTCTGCTATGAAATTTGCTATGTATTTTATGGGTGAGTATGTAGCTATGAATACGGCAAGTGCAGTAATAATCACTATGATCTTCGGAGGTTATCAACTACCTTATGTATCGACTCAGATGCTTCTTGAAAACTTCAACTATTTTGCCTATGCACTTATAGTTTTAGTACCTGCATTTACTTGGTGGATGATCAGTTTTATGAGAAAAAACAACCGTGTACGCCCAAGCGTAACTACAGATAGCGGTAGAATTTTCGAGACTAAAGTTATAACTATATTTTTACTGTTTTTAGCCGTAGTTGTAGATGCAATTTTACTTTATCTATCCCTTATCCCAAATGTACTTGCAACTCAGATAGCAGTAACTATGATTCAGGTTGTTATATTTGTTTTAAAACTAATGGCGTTTAACATGTTTTTCATTTTAATCCGTTGGACGCTACCGAGGTTTAGATACGACCAGGTTCAAAGCCTAGGATGGAACTATCTTTTACCGCTTTCACTATTTAACTTGTTTGTAACAGCCATAGTTGTTGTAGGAGTAAACTAATGGGTAAAAATATTATAACGACTCCAAGATATGGGAAAAACTTTAAAGACAGACTATATCTTCCTGCCATATATGAAGGTTGCAAGGTTACATTTAAACACTTCTTTACAAACATAAATAATTCAAATGCAGTTGATACTCTTGAATACCCTGAAGAACAACCTAGTGATATTACAAGCAGATACCGCGGTCTTCACAGACTGACTCACAGAGCTGATGACACCATAGCTTGTGTAGCGTGTTTTATGTGTGCAACCGCTTGTCCGTCTGATTGTATATTTATAGAAGCGACTGAGAGAGATGATAATAAAGATGAGAAAATGCCGAAGAGTTTTTCAATAGATACCTTAGAGTGTATATTCTGCGGTTACTGTGTAGAAGCATGTCCATGTGATGCAATCCGTATGGATACGGGTATTTTTTCACTTACGGGTAATTCACGTGAAGATTTTGTTTTAAACAAAGATCAGCTACTAAGTTATAAGGGTGCTTTTGGAGAGGAGAACAGTTGTGCTAGAAGTTAGTATATTTATAATTCTAAGCCTTTTTATGCTTGGCGGTGCAATTGCTATTATTACAAATAAACAGACTGTTTTTAGTGTTTTTGGTTTTTTAATAGTAATGATTGGATTTGGTGGAATGTTTGCCCTGCTTGACAACAGATTTTTAGCCCTAGCTCAAATAATGGTCTCAGTAGGTGCTGTTGTTGTTTTAAGCATGCTTGCAGTGCTTAGCGTAAATGCAAAAGAGAAAAACCTTCCAAATGAGCCAAACAGATACAAGTGGATTATTTTTAGTTCGGCTCTGGTATTACCTTTTACATATTTAATCTACAAGACATTATCGTCTGTAGCAAAAGAGTTTACGCAAAACTCCTTTACCTCAAAAGATATAGGAAATGAGCTTTTTAACTCTTGGGTACTGCCGTTTGAGATAGTATCAATCCTGCTCTTAACTGCTATGATCGGAGCTATCGTGATAGCTAGAAAGGAGAATACATGAATCCGGATATGTTCTTCCTTTTAGCCTCAGTTCTTTTTTCAATTGGTTTAGTGGGAATTGTAAGCAGACGCAACCTTTTTATAGTTTATATATCTATAGAGTTGATGCTAAGCTCAATCAACCTCATCCTTGCAACACTTTCAAAACTATCTAACGATCCTGCTGGTAGTGTTATGGCTCTGATCATAATAGCTGTGATTGCAGCCGAAGCAGCTTTGTTTTTAGCAATTATAATTCACCTCAACAGACTAAGACGCTCTATTGACAGTGATGACTTTAAAGACTTAGCTCAAAGCGAGGTAAAATAATGTTAAATCTTATAGTTATTCTTCCTTTTTTATCTGCTTTGATTTTGGCTCTAACATATCTTTACGATCCTTCAAAACAAAGAGAAAAACTCTATACCTTTATCGGTGTGGGTTCAATTTTAGTAACTACAATATTTTCTTTAATAGTTTTATCACAAGTGATCTCAACGGGAGAAAGTATACACACTGTACTTTTTGAGTGGATCAGTATAGACAAATTCAAAATTGATCTTGCATTTGTAGCAGATCCTTTATCTGCTGTAATGATTGGATTTATTACATCAATAGGACTTCTGATTCATATATATGCTGTTGGATATATGAGTGGCGATGCAGGCTTTGGAAAGTTCTTTGCCTACTTTAACCTTTTTATGGGAAGTATGCTTTTGCTTGTACTTGCAAATACTCCAATGATCATGTTTATTGGCTGGGAGCTGGTAGGACTTAGCTCATACCTTTTAATAGGATACTACCATGAAAATGGTGCAAATATAAAAGCTGCAAACAAAGCTTTTATACTTAACCGTGTGGGTGACTTTGGTTTTATCATGGGTATACTGATTTTGTTTTTAGTTGCAGGTACCAATGGTTTTACATTTGTCGATATTGAATCAAATATATCTAACGTTGACACTTCTATACTAACCCTTATTGGTGTCCTTTTATTTGTAGGTGCTATGGGTAAATCTGCTCAGATACCTCTATATGTATGGCTTCCTGATGCT
The Sulfurimonas sp. genome window above contains:
- a CDS encoding fumarate reductase flavoprotein subunit, giving the protein MKIIYTDVLIIGGGLAGLRVATGVKERGHDAVVLTLVPPKRSHSAAAQGGMQASLANSAMGEGDNEDVHFEDTIKGSDWGADQVVARMFTHCAPKAIRELAHWGVPWTRVKRGDHQSIINAQKVTITEKDEAHGLITSRDFGGTKKWRTCYTSDGTGHSMLYAMDNKAHEDKVEIHERLEAMALIHENGRCYGAVARNLMSGELVAYVSKATTIATGGYGRIYKVSTNAIICQGTGQALAIESGVATLGNMEAIQFHPTAIVPVGILTTEGCRGDGGLLLDKDGYRFMPDYEPDKKELASRDVVSRRMTEHMRKGKGVKSRYGDHLWLDITILGREHIEKNLREVKEICENFLGIDPAEEWIPVRPTQHYSMGGIRTKYTGESQTLKGLYSCGEAACWDMHGFNRLGGNSVSETVVSGMLIAEYISDYLDTPDSDLSIHTKNVEEFVKIEQAKLDKLLENHGGEDAYVLRRRMEQIMMEKVGIFRNGKDLKEAVDELEELLIRSKNIDVFRSKSRAANPALVNAYRTQKMIKVALTVAMGAYLREESRGAHSREDFPERNDEKWLKRTITSWPDPEQTLPTVTYEDIEVDTMELPPGFRGYGKDMTIHNSATKAHQEKVDSIRATMEADGKDRFEIQEALMPFKDKLPKKYQGRNERLNERLENE
- a CDS encoding fumarate reductase cytochrome b subunit, with translation MKQEKLDKVPAKLDFTQSITGLILAIFIMGHLLFEASILISKEMMYKVTIMFEGYYFFGETYPGIVSFMAAFIFTIFIVHAAIALRKFPDNYRQHKAMKRHTLGMKHEDTYLWIIQLSTGFLMFFIGSVHLYIMMAEPSDIGPYASSYRVVHEMMAPLYLLLLISVVTHAFIGLYRLALKWGFMEGKNTKVSRARHKLLMRVFIVFYLVLGSASLYKYITIGLEHDYSAGVKKYESKTIKMENH
- a CDS encoding NADH-quinone oxidoreductase subunit A, with the translated sequence MQSNILLSSLMIVAIAILLPLIFHLTKYVGTSSDNERKNEPFEGGVRDTHKDVFDKINVKFFLVGIIFLIFDVEVLFMFPWALNLRELGIFGILEMFVFIGLLVGGLIYVYKSKVLKWI
- a CDS encoding NADH-quinone oxidoreductase subunit B; the protein is MDLSHTNLLDDAIITTKLDAVVNWGREASLWPFVFGTACCAIEFMATAASRYDISRFGAEVLRFSPRHADLLVVAGTVSHKQAPILKQVYDQMPEPKWVIAMGACASTGGFYDNYTTLQGIDEIVPVDVYVAGCPPRPEALIDAVLDIQRQLKREDNFSVKHSDFKGKLDDI
- a CDS encoding NADH-quinone oxidoreductase subunit D: MTFNIIDVNDLYEFILDARDHKGFSLLLDITCVDNLYRKAPARFELIYILRDKTFENTLNIKVYVKDEIKGVKSISSLFRSATWAEREVYDQYGVNFQDHPLLKRILNHEEFVGHPLRKDYNIRDAHYCTKTQDLLDELKPVLDKNDLDMDKDDLMVINLGPSHPATHGTIRTLAALDGEKIVASVSEIGYLHRGFEKSCENHTYNQIIPYTDRLNYCSALMNNIAFSKTIEDMLGVTLPDRGVFIRVILSELSRAVDHLVCLAAGLLDMGGQTNYWYFFNPRNDAYNFLSKLTGARLTNSFMRVGGMTHDLYDGWQDDLEDVLKKIDYGITESKKMIEHNRIFNDRLQDISPVSADEAISYGWTGPNLRASGVPYDLRFAKPYDFYESFDFDMVVGSVGDTYDRMMVRIEEINQSMRIIRQAVNELPNGDICVNDKSIILPPKQCVYGSIEGMMNQFMLTIDGVKVPACEYYSAYEAANGELGFYVVSDGSGTPYKVKVRPPSFYHMAAYPEIIQGYQVADAILTLGSLNIIAGEMDR
- a CDS encoding NAD(P)H-dependent oxidoreductase subunit E codes for the protein MSFQFSDDNLKQIEFLKTRYPSLDALSLPLLWMAQYQDGFISLEAIDEISKITKLPPMEIYRVATFYTMFKLQKQEKLLVSVCKTLSCKLCGSDEILDHLKSKDVEIEYVECLGSCGTSPVMQIKDVNYENLTPQKVDDILEELL
- the nuoF gene encoding NADH-quinone oxidoreductase subunit NuoF; this translates as MREVKIVSKHFSIKDSHTLKVAKANGAYSNALKKAYKLEPKQIIEIIKESGLRGKGGGGAPAGEKWSLMPQDSDKPSFLAVNCDESEPGTFKDRQIISKDPHLLIEGILITCHAIKAKHAYIYIRGEYKQYQDILQGAIDEAYTEGLLNNCDITIHRGAGAYICGEKSALLESMEGKRGHPRLKPKQKECEWYFSNPTLVNNVETIASVPYIIDNGAEGYRKFGTDKSPGTLLFAMSGHVKNRGVYEAEFGTGMWDYIEHFGGGIRDGKKLKAVIPGGASTDILTADEVMEAKLDYEYLRSIGSALGTGGMIVMDEDTNMVEALKNLLEFYHEESCGQCTPCREGTGLSDKLVEKILSGNGSSEDIDELLEISDTMNGKTICVFAPAVSSVINSFIGKFRDEFEAYNKSTGAKI
- a CDS encoding 2Fe-2S iron-sulfur cluster-binding protein, which translates into the protein MSLVKVTVDNNTYEVEKDSLLIDLLIKENLRVPYFCYHEALGADGNCRMCMVEIEGQKRPQIACDTPVKDGMVVYSQGKKLPIKKIRRDILELELINHPVDCPICDQAGECSLQEYYMEYGLHDSHMYGLDKVTHHKHIDLGSNVMLDQERCVLCARCTRFTANITHTHELGIVGRGDEAHITTMPGRKLDNPYAMNVVDLCPVGALTSKDFRFAQRVWFLESSESVCTHCAKNCNIYIDHNKLKYQDENIYRFRPRKNLEVNGFFICNEGRLSYKNLLNNRMIKSTHVNEKDILKNSIEKAKAIAVLVDASLFNEEIEMIKEFSEKIGAKLYCPQDTYIDEEFEDDMLRSKYKIANIKTIQNLNILDEMPKDADLVINFNHPDITKIDSKEIISFQTHKFELETILTIPIATYVENSGSFTNIDGITQHLKKAITLNEPIPTIAQWFKRLEL
- a CDS encoding NADH-quinone oxidoreductase subunit H; protein product: MSMASIIVAITAFVLGALLALLTIPVLVWLERRTAGLVQDRLGPNRTNIFGFRLGGVVQSFADVVKLLIKEEYYPSHIKIGRWLFMLSPIITFTAALLAFMVIPFADTLIIDGEALRMQPLPVEYGVFWYLAIGSVGVIGVIFGGWLSHNKYSLLGAMRATSMVVSYELPLGLAIISFIVTYNTVDFNAMVQYQTDTLFGFLPSWGVFLQPLASIILIVALFAETNRNPFTVAEGESEIVAGYMTEYSAMKFAMYFMGEYVAMNTASAVIITMIFGGYQLPYVSTQMLLENFNYFAYALIVLVPAFTWWMISFMRKNNRVRPSVTTDSGRIFETKVITIFLLFLAVVVDAILLYLSLIPNVLATQIAVTMIQVVIFVLKLMAFNMFFILIRWTLPRFRYDQVQSLGWNYLLPLSLFNLFVTAIVVVGVN
- a CDS encoding NADH-quinone oxidoreductase subunit I, producing MGKNIITTPRYGKNFKDRLYLPAIYEGCKVTFKHFFTNINNSNAVDTLEYPEEQPSDITSRYRGLHRLTHRADDTIACVACFMCATACPSDCIFIEATERDDNKDEKMPKSFSIDTLECIFCGYCVEACPCDAIRMDTGIFSLTGNSREDFVLNKDQLLSYKGAFGEENSCARS